A genomic segment from Desulfonatronum thioautotrophicum encodes:
- a CDS encoding alpha-hydroxy-acid oxidizing protein, protein MKEIHDQARKVMKGFCRVCPVCDGRVCAGEVPGMGGLGTGASFQENIRALAGIQLNMRCLHDVVDPDLSTSLLGFDLAMPVLAAPIGGVSFNMGGGMPEEEYILAKLTACAEAGTVGCTGDGVPDFIHESGFAAIKALDGKGIPFIKPWEDKELFTKLDKALDAGASVVGMDVDAAGLVTLRKMGRPVAPKPVSELEAVIRRTKAKFVVKGVMTPDEAKLCVDAGAAGIVVSNHGGRVLDGTPGTAQVLSEVAAAVRGQVAVLADGGVRSGADVLRMLALGADAVMIGRPFSVAVLGGGQDGAGQYLAKIRQELTQCMVLTGTASVQAVDSRIIRG, encoded by the coding sequence ATGAAGGAAATTCATGATCAGGCTCGGAAAGTGATGAAAGGGTTTTGTCGGGTTTGCCCGGTGTGTGACGGAAGGGTTTGTGCCGGGGAGGTTCCGGGGATGGGTGGTTTGGGAACCGGGGCCTCTTTTCAGGAGAATATCCGTGCCCTGGCCGGGATTCAACTGAACATGCGCTGTCTGCATGACGTGGTCGATCCGGACTTGTCCACTTCATTGTTGGGATTTGATTTGGCCATGCCGGTCTTGGCGGCACCCATCGGTGGAGTCTCTTTCAACATGGGCGGGGGCATGCCCGAGGAAGAGTATATTTTGGCCAAGCTGACGGCCTGTGCCGAGGCCGGAACCGTAGGATGCACCGGCGACGGCGTGCCGGATTTCATTCATGAAAGCGGATTTGCGGCGATCAAGGCCTTGGATGGCAAAGGAATTCCTTTCATCAAGCCCTGGGAGGACAAGGAACTGTTCACCAAGCTGGACAAGGCCTTGGATGCCGGAGCCAGTGTGGTGGGCATGGATGTGGATGCTGCCGGGTTGGTCACCTTGCGCAAGATGGGCCGGCCAGTGGCACCCAAACCGGTTTCTGAATTGGAGGCGGTGATTCGCCGGACCAAGGCCAAGTTCGTGGTCAAAGGGGTGATGACCCCGGATGAGGCCAAATTGTGCGTGGATGCCGGGGCCGCGGGAATTGTCGTTTCCAACCATGGCGGACGGGTTCTGGACGGCACGCCGGGAACAGCGCAGGTGCTGTCCGAAGTGGCCGCGGCGGTACGCGGTCAGGTCGCCGTGCTGGCTGACGGCGGTGTCCGCTCCGGTGCCGATGTGCTGCGCATGTTGGCCCTGGGTGCCGATGCGGTGATGATCGGACGGCCTTTTTCCGTGGCCGTGCTCGGAGGGGGGCAGGACGGAGCAGGTCAATATTTGGCCAAAATTCGTCAGGAACTGACCCAGTGCATGGTCCTGACCGGCACGGCTTCGGTTCAGGCGGTGGATTCACGAATTATCCGAGGATAA